In Strix aluco isolate bStrAlu1 chromosome 22, bStrAlu1.hap1, whole genome shotgun sequence, a genomic segment contains:
- the ZBTB48 gene encoding LOW QUALITY PROTEIN: zinc finger and BTB domain-containing protein 48 (The sequence of the model RefSeq protein was modified relative to this genomic sequence to represent the inferred CDS: deleted 1 base in 1 codon), producing the protein MAAAAAHSVRVLRELNRQRAAGQFCDATLGVGGREFRAHWPVLASCSRFFRARGPGGPVALPEGLADTFQLLLDFFYTGRLALTAHNRPRLLAAAEQLGVPDAVALCRAFRPAAPRQRPRRAAPSRPGEAEIAAAPPQPGGQAVREGEREEGEGEKGIGGAGAVTAPVPSQATSPAPEAAAAAGGGRGDSDAESLPEKKALRNKKTPPPGKVPGSAGTPGSRKGTAVPVECPTCHKTFLSKYYLKVHNRKHTGEKPFECSKCGKCYFRKENLLEHEARNCMNRSEQVFTCSVCQEVFKRRMELRLHMVSHTGEMPYKCSSCAQQFMQKKDLQSHMIKLHGAPKPHACSTCSKCFLSRTELRLHEAFKHRGEKLFVCEECGHRASSRNGLQMHIKAKHRNERPYVCEFCHHAFTQKANLNMHLRTHTGEKPFQCHLCGKTFRTQASLDKHNRTHTGERPFRCEFCDQRFTEKGPLLRHIASRHQEGRPHFCQICGKTFKAVEQLRVHIRRHKGVRKFECTECGYKFTRQAHLRRHMEIHDRVENYNPRQRKLRNLVIEDEKAVVVALQPPPLEVGSAEVIVESLARGPLPEELPVQRLCSNENFSTADVIEQSLIITTTIPEDCET; encoded by the exons atggcggcagcggcggcccaCAGCGTCCGCGTCCTGCGGGAGCTGAACCGGCAGCGCGCGGCGGGGCAGTTCTGCGACGCGACGCTGGGCGTGGGCGGGCGGGAGTTCCGCGCCCACTGGCCGGTGCTGGCCAGCTGCTCCCGCTTCTTCCgcgcccgcggccccggcggcccgGTGGCGCTGCCCGAGGGCCTCGCCGACACCTTCCAGCTCCTCCTCGACTTCTTCTACACCGGCCGCCTGGCGCTCACCGCCCACAACCGCCCCCGCCTGCTCGCCGCCGCCGAGCAGCTCGGCGTGCCCGACGCCGTGGCGCTCTGCCGCGCCttccgccccgccgccccccgccagcggccccgccgcgccgccccgagCCGCCCGGGGGAGGCGGAGATCGCGGCGGCTCCCCCGCAGCCCGGCGGGCAGGCGGTGCGTGAAGGGGAACGGGAGGAGGGCGAGGGCGAGAAGGGGatcggcggggcgggcgcggtgACGGCC CCTGTTCCCTCACAGGCCACTTCCCCGGccccggaggcggcggcggcggcgggcggcgggcggggggacaGCGACGCCGAGTCCCTTCCCGAGAAAAAAGCCTTGCGGAACAAAAAGACCCCCCCGCCGGGGAAGGTGCCCGGCAGCGCGGGGACGCCGGGGAGTAGAAAAGGTACAGCGGTGCCGGTCGAGTGTCCCACATGTCATAAAACCTTCCTCAGCAAATATTACCTTAAAGTGCACAACAG GAAACACACTGGAGAAAAGCCGTTTGAGTGTTCCAAATGCGGCAAATGTTATTTTAGAAAAGAGAATCTCCTGGAACACGAAGCCAGAAATTGCATGAACCGATCGGAGCAG GTTTTCACGTGTTCGGTCTGCcaggaggtgttcaagaggcggatGGAGCTGCGGCTGCACATGGTGTCACACACGGGGGAGATGCCGTACAAG TGCTCCTCTTGCGCCCAGCAGTTCATGCAGAAGAAGGACCTGCAGAGCCACATGATCAAGCTGCACGGCGCGCCCAAGCCCCACGCG TGCTCGACCTGCTCCAAGTGCTTTCTGTCTCGGACAGAGCTGCGCCTGCACGAGGCCTTCAAGCACCGGGGAGAGAAGCTGTTTGTCTGCGAGGAGTGCGGGCACAGGGCCTCGAGTCGCAACGGCCTGCAGATGCACATCAAGGCCAAGCACAG GAACGAGCGGCCCTACGTCTGCGAGTTCTGCCACCACGCCTTCACGCAGAAAGCCAACCTCAACATGCACCTGCGCACGCACACCGGCGAGAAGCCCTTCCAGTGCCACCTCTGCGGCAAGACCTTCCGGACACAAG CGAGCCTGGACAAGCACAACCGGACGCACACCGGGGAGCGTCCCTTCCGCTGCGAGTTCTGCGACCAGCGCTTCACCGAGAAGGGGCCCCTGCTGCGGCACATCGCCAGCCGCCACCAGGAGGGGCGGCCCCACTTCTGCCAGATCTGCGGGAAAACCTTCAAAG CCGTGGAACAGCTGCGCGTCCACATCCGCCGGCACAAGGGCGTCAGGAAATTCGAGTGCACCGAGTGCGGCTACAAGTTCACGCGACAG gCTCACCTGAGGCGCCACATGGAGATTCACGACCGCGTGGAGAACTACAACCCCCGGCAGCGGAAGCTGCGGAACCTGGTCATCGAGGACGAGAAGGCCGTGGTGGTGGCGCTGCAGCCGCCCCCGCTGGAGGTGGGCTCGGCCGAGGTGATCGTGGAGTCGCTGGCCCGCGGGCCCCTGCCCGAGGAGCTCCCCGTGCAGAGACTCTGCTCCAACGAGAACTTCTCTACGGCGGACGTGATCGAGCAGTCACTAATTATAACGACGACGATTCCCGAGGACTGTGAAACGTAG
- the TAS1R1 gene encoding taste receptor type 1 member 1: protein MPLPALLCLCAAAAASFTRRGDYRLAGLFPMHSAARPLVDGCDNAATFKSHGYCLSQAMRFAVEEINNSSALLPNVTLGYDIHDTCSEPASLHATLRALARKGGREVEVLPTFRRYQPEAVAVIGPDSTELALTAAAVLGIFLVPEISYEASLEMLSLKRFYPSFLRTIPSDRQQVKAIFLLLQQFGWAWVALLGSDNAYGRDGLDALYKLLSASDVCVAYRGVIPVNKDASSPELHNLVRILTDIRVNVTVVFSNRRSARPFFEVVVRRNVTGMVWVGSEDWSLSQTIWEVPGIQRIGSVIGMSVEKTEPTMLERFKSWKTAEESAAADSASSTEAEGGIGGSTQLDCTQRCTGCHLLTTAPNTYDAQASFNVYSAVYAVAHGLHDLLGCASGVCSKGTVYPWQLLQKIKQVNFTLYKSRISFDANGDIHKGYDIIMWNWSGLSWAFDVIGTFRVNPDRLSIDQDKILWHTKDRQAPTSVCSEACQPGEKRLQQSHHRCCFSCVACPSGTFLNRSDLYSCQSCGVDEWAPVRSEACFNRTIEFLSWSEPISWVLLTSTVLLMLLMAGLAVLFALNASTPVVKSAGGKMCFLMLGSLACACSSLFCYFGEPAWHTCLLRLPLFAISFTVFLSCVATRSFQIICIFKLNARWPALYEAWLRRRGPVLFVSASTVAQAVLCLAAEAASPTVPRRDYGASVERVVLECAPSTEAGRSAAIAYTVLLSACCFALSYAGKDLPASYNEAKCLTCSLLLHLACSAAVFCSQGVFRGRSEAAAQVLGGLCTLAALLGGYFLPKAFVILLRPRLNTPEHFQMAIQRYTRRLAEA, encoded by the exons ATGCCGCTGCCcgccctgctctgcctctgcgcggccgccgccgcctccttcaCCCGCCGCGGCGACTACCGCCTGGCCGGGCTCTTCCCGATGCACAGCGCGGCGCGGCCGCTGGTGGACGGCTGCGACAA CGCCGCCACCTTCAAGAGCCACGGCTACTGCCTGTCCCAGGCCATGCGCTTCGCCGTGGAGGAGATCAACAACTCCAGCGCTCTCCTCCCCAATGTCACCCTCGGCTACGACATCCACGACACCTGCTCGGAGCCTGCCAGCCTCCATGCCACGCTGCGCGCCCTCGCCCGCAAAGGCGGGAGGGAGGTCGAGGTGCTCCCCACCTTCCGCCGCTACCAGCCCGAGGCGGTGGCCGTCATTGGGCCCGACAGCACCGAGCTGGCCCTCACCGCAGCGGCCGTCCTCGGCATCTTCCTCGTACCGGAG ATTAGCTACGAAGCCTCCCTGGAGATGCTGAGCCTGAAGCGGTTCTACCCCTCGTTCCTGCGCACCATTCCCAGCGACAGGCAGCAAGTGAAGGCcatcttcctgctgctgcagcagttcGGGTGGGCTTGGGTTGCGCTGCTGGGCAGCGACAACGCCTACGGCAGGGACGGTTTGGACGCTCTCTACAAGCTGCTGAGCGCAAGCGACGTGTGCGTTGCCTACCGAGGCGTCATCCCCGTCAACAAGGACGCCAGCAGCCCGGAGCTCCACAACCTGGTCAGAATCCTCACGGACATCAGGGTCAACGTCACCGTTGTCTTCTCCAACAGACGAAGCGCCCGCCCTTTCTTTGAGGTGGTGGTCCGGAGGAACGTCACGGGCATGGTGTGGGTGGGCTCTGAAGACTGGTCTTTATCCCAAACAATCTGGGAGGTACCTGGCATCCAGCGTATCGGCTCGGTGATTGGGATGTCGGTTGAGAAGACAGAGCCCACGATGCTGGAACGCTTTAAATCTTGGAAGACGGCGGAGGAAAGTGCTGCAGCTGACTCTGCCAGTAGCACGGAGGCGGAGGGGGGAATCGGAGGGAGCACCCAGCTGGACTGCACCCAGCGCTGCACCGGCTGCCACTTGCTCACCACTGCCCCCAACACGTACGATGCTCAAGCCTCCTTCAACGTGTACTCAGCTGTGTACGCCGTGGCCCACGGCCTCCACGACCTGCTGGGCTGTGCCTCAGGGGTGTGCAGCAAAGGCACAGTCTATCCCTGGCAG CTCCTACAAAAAATCAAGCAAGTAAACTTCACCCTGTACAAGAGCCGCATCTCTTTTGATGCTAACGGGGACATTCATAAAGGCTACGACATCATCATGTGGAACTGGAGCGGCCTGAGCTGGGCTTTCGATGTGATAGGAACGTTCCGTGTGAACCCCGACAGGCTGAGCATTGACCAGGACAAAATCCTGTGGCACACAAAAGATCGCCAG GCTCCCACCTCGGTGTGCTCTGAGGCCTGTCAGCCGGGGGAGAAGCGGCTGCAGCAGAGCCACCACCGATGCTGCTTCAGCTGCGTGGCCTGTCCATCAGGAACCTTCCTGAACAGATCGG ACCTCTACAGCTGCCAGTCCTGCGGGGTAGACGAGTGGGCTCCGGTGAGAAGCGAAGCTTGCTTCAACCGCACCATCGAGTTTCTGTCCTGGTCTGAGCCCATCTCCTGGGTGCTGCTGACCTCCACTGTCCTCCTCATGCTGCTCATGGCAGGGCTGGCTGTCCTCTTCGCCCTGAACGCTTCCACGCCAGTGGTGAAGTCTGCGGGTGGGAAGATGTGCTTCCTCATGCTGGGCTCTCTGGCCTGCGCCTGCAGCAGCCTCTTCTGCTACTTTGGGGAGCCCGCCTGGCACACATGCCTGCTGCGGCTCCCCCTCTTCGCCATCAGCTTCACCGTCTTCCTCTCGTGCGTGGCAACACGCTCCTTCCAGATCATCTGTATCTTCAAGTTGAACGCGCGCTGGCCGGCCCTCTACGAGGCCTGGCTGCGGCGCAGGGGGCCGGTGCTCTTCGTCTCTGCCAGCACGGTGGCCCAGGCCGTGCTGTGCCTGGCCGCGGAGGCCGCCAGCCCCACGGTGCCGCGCAGGGACTACGGTGCGTCGGTCGAGCGGGTGGTGCTGGAGTGCGCCCCGAGCACGGAGGCGGGCAGGAGCGCCGCCATCGCCTACACCGTGCTGCTCAGCGCCTGCTGCTTCGCCCTCAGCTACGCGGGCAAGGACCTGCCCGCCAGCTACAACGAGGCCAAGTGCCTCACCtgcagcctgctcctgcacctcGCCTGCTCCGCCGCCGTCTTCTGCTCGCAGGGCGTTTTCCGCGGCCGGAGCGAGGCGGCAGCGCAGGTGCTCGGCGGCCTCTGCACGCTGGCCGCGCTGCTGGGCGGCTACTTCCTCCCGAAGGCCTTCGTCATCCTGCTGCGGCCACGCCTCAACACGCCCGAGCACTTCCAGATGGCGATCCAGCGCTACACGCGGCGCCTGGCCGAGGCCTGA
- the NOL9 gene encoding polynucleotide 5'-hydroxyl-kinase NOL9: MPARRGPPARRPRRAPSRGGRAEAAWREFAASFARAGMVPPAEAGLAAVEAAEGAAVLLLAPRQALTFTGKCRLRCLYGAVRLLGFAVASHQPGLPVFSPATHCALTLEALPADRPPAADLRQLRAAARAAMRAHSVRRQARVKVMARFSPECAVVLLEHLDTPVTRFLLSHPPLSRLFEPQKKEESSFTPEDAVLASVGIVKCSPDRGLLVSESMFVALEELIQACCAEDEGVPVILVCGPKNTGKSTFNRYLINLLLNRLPSVEYMECDIGQTEFTPPGCVSLSNVTEPILGPPFTHQQTPRKMVYYGQTSCEQDTERYLDVVKCVFSSYKKEVPLVINTMGWVKGEGLLLLIDIIRLLSPSHIVQMDVYDWKAMAPLTPEYVHLTPGLYTKGKQQAKCQQMGTSGAEHWKPAEGEGDASVPEYKLLYVHPEFPRAGVAGEARVHSSILRDMSILGYLGQLQSPDIGAVLPLHSLVPYQVPFNAVALRVIHTDVAPTNIMYAVNASWVGLCRIPDEVRCQTDGPVLLTQTPVCDCLGFGIVRGVEMEKKLYHILTPVPPESLRLVNCLLLGNVAIPNCVLVGQQAVEGEIPYVTSDYNYSILGSGKLKKKKHFKRREYAFECDFT; encoded by the exons ATGCCCGCGCGGCGCGGCccgccggcccgccgcccccgccgggccccgtCCCGCGGGGGCCGGGCGGAGGCGGCCTGGAGGGAGTTCGCCGCCTCCTTCGCCCGCGCCGGCATGGTGCCGCCGGCCGAGGCGGGCCTGGCGGCCGTGGAAGCGGCGGAAGGCGCCGCCGTCCTCCTCCTGGCGCCGCGGCAG GCGCTGACCTTCACCGGTAAATGCCGCCTGCGCTGCCTCTACGGCGCCGTCCGCCTCCTGGGCTTCGCCGTCGCCTCGCACCAGCCGGGGCTCCCGGTCTTCTCGCCGGCCACCCACTGCGCGCTCACCCTGGAGGCGCTGCCCGCCgaccgcccgcccgccgctgaCCTCCGgcagctccgcgccgccgcccgcgccgccatGCGGGCGCACAGCGTCCGCCGCC AGGCGCGGGTGAAGGTGATGGCGCGGTTCTCGCCAGAGTGCGCCGTGGTGCTGCTGGAGCACCTGGACACGCCGGTGACGCGGTTCCTGCTGAGCCACCCGCCGCTCTCGCGGCTCTTCGAGCCCCAG aaaaaggaagaatccaGCTTCACGCCGGAAGATGCCGTTCTGGCATCTGTTGGCATCGTGAAGTGTAGCCCCGACCGTGGGCTGCTGGTGTCAGAGAGCATGTTCGTGGCTCTGGAGGAGCTGATCCAAGCCTGCTGTG CGGAAGACGAAGGTGTCCCTGTGATTCTGGTGTGTGGCCCGAAAAACACTGGGAAATCGACGTTTAACAGATACCTAATTAATCTGTTACTGAATCG CCTTCCCTCGGTTGAATATATGGAATGTGACATAGGTCAAACCGAATTTACGCCGCCTGGATGCGTCTCTTTAAGTAACGTAACAGAGCCAATTCTTG GTCCACCCTTCACTCATCAACAAACGCCACGTAAGATGGTGTATTACGGGCAGACTAGTTGTGAACAGGACACGGAAAGATACCTTGATGTCGTGAAGTGTGTGTTCAGCTCCTACAAGAAGGAAGTGCCTTTAGTCATCAACACCATGGGCTGGGTGAAAG GTGAGGGGTTGCTGCTTCTGATTGATATCATTCGGCTGTTGTCGCCCAGTCACATTGTTCAGATGGATGTGTACGACTGGAAAGCCATGGCTCCGCTCACCCCGGAGTACGTTCATCTCACTCCTGGCCTCTACACCAAAGGCAAACAGCAAGCCAAGTGCCAGCAGATGGGCACGAGTGGAGCGGAGCACTGGAAGCCCGCTGAAGGGGAGGGAGACGCCTCGGTTCCCGAGTATAAGTTGCTGTACGTCCATCCTGAGTTCCCTCGAGCAGGGGTTGCAGGCGAAGC GCGAGTACACAGCAGCATCCTGCGTGACATGTCCATCCTGGGTTACCTGGGGCAGCTGCAGTCCCCGGACATAGGGGCGGTGCTTCCGCTGCACAGTCTCGTGCCGTATCAG GTACCTTTCAATGCTGTTGCCCTCAGGGTTATTCACACCGACGTGGCTCCTACCAACATCATGTACGCGGTGAACGCCAGCTGGGTCGGGCTCTGCCGGATACCGGATGAAGTCCGCTGCCAGACCGACGGGCCGGTGCTGCTGACCCAGACACCGGTCTGCGATTGCCTCGGCTTCG gaattgtGCGAGGGGTTGAGATGGAGAAGAAGCTTTACCACATTCTGACGCCGGTGCCTCCGGAGAGCCTGAGACTAGTGAACTGTCTGCTCCTTGGCAACGTCGCTATCCCAAACTGCGTTCTTGTGGGCCAG CAAGCAGTTGAGGGGGAGATCCCCTACGTCACATCCGATTATAACTACAGCATCTTGGGGTCTGGGAAGCTGAAAAAGAAGAAGCATTTCAAGAGGAGGGAGTACGCGTTCGAGTGTGATTTCACCTGA